One part of the Macrobrachium nipponense isolate FS-2020 chromosome 38, ASM1510439v2, whole genome shotgun sequence genome encodes these proteins:
- the LOC135209879 gene encoding uncharacterized protein LOC135209879, with product MQITNNTNGDSFHLKFLVSRNFGAYVLTTFLPVMILGLTGDLSHLFESTNFSDRVMLTLTAFIVAASLFAAVSGTNSGTTEVRALDVFFFYYIFRLFMIVVSHTLQGIMLRKVHQQPTGDEKLLGKHALAEVDPKGYLKSAKFSEELDDAPSTPVYIPLKTAGKEKLLGQAWAIQPTTEKKRVEATPSRFWENTFDKILLTLGIVLDLVFLGLFVAVVIFGMAGVREKFDNM from the exons ATGCAAATCACCAATAACACGAACGGCGATTCCTTTCACCTCAAG TTCCTCGTCAGTCGCAATTTCGGAGCCTACGTCTTGACTACTTTCCTGCCAGTAATGATTCTCGGTTTGACGGGAGACCTTTCACACCTGTTCGAGTCGACGAATTTCTC GGACCGCGTCATGCTGACACTGACGGCCTTCATAGTAGCAGCGTCCCTGTTCGCTGCGGTATCTGGGACCAATTCGGGAACCACAGAAGTGAGAGCTCTCGACGTTTTCTTCTTCTACTATATCTTCCGCCTCTTCATGATCGTCGTCAGCCACACCTTGCAAGGAATCATGTTGAGGAAGGTTCACCAGCAGCCAACTGGTGACGAGAAACTGCTAGGGAAACATGCTCTCGCAGAAGTAGACCCGAAAGGGTACTTGAAGTCCGCCAAGTTTAGCGAAGAGTTAGATGATGCACCATCGACGCCAGTCTACATCCCGCTCAAAACAGCGGGCAAAGAAAAGCTACTCGGGCAAGCCTGGGCTATTCAGCCGACGACGGAGAAGAAGAGAGTGGAGGCGACACCAAGTCGCTTTTGGGAGAACACATTCGACAAGATTCTTTTAACTCTCGGCATCGTTTTAGACCTCGTCTTCTTGGGTTTGTTTGTCGCAGTGGTCATATTCGGAATGGCAGGTGTTCGGGAGAAATTTGATAACATGTAG